A single genomic interval of Terriglobales bacterium harbors:
- a CDS encoding biotin/lipoyl-containing protein has translation MPTDVIMPQMGESIFEGTLTKWLKKPGDKVQRDEPLFEISTDKVDAEIPAPASGVLKEVKIKEGTTVQVNTVVGIIDGDGAGASAAAPAKPAAPEPAKAAPAPSAASTNGPSRPAPAAPASQAKDETETETAPAGYGQQPSKVTEISEGEGERVRSSPLVRKIAKENNIDLGQVPGTGMGGRITKEDILGFIQKYPAGAPAPAAQTPRPTAPSVVPSQVAAAPAPALPPPTPGDLVPMTKMRSIIAQRMAESKHTSAHVHTVFKVDMTRIVKL, from the coding sequence ATGCCGACTGACGTGATCATGCCTCAGATGGGCGAATCCATCTTCGAAGGCACTCTTACCAAATGGCTCAAAAAACCGGGTGACAAAGTTCAGCGCGACGAGCCGCTCTTCGAGATCTCGACCGACAAAGTGGACGCCGAAATCCCTGCTCCCGCCAGCGGGGTGCTCAAGGAAGTAAAGATCAAAGAGGGTACGACGGTGCAGGTGAATACCGTTGTGGGAATCATCGACGGCGATGGCGCAGGCGCGTCGGCAGCGGCTCCGGCCAAGCCTGCCGCTCCCGAACCCGCAAAGGCTGCTCCCGCTCCCAGTGCCGCGAGTACGAATGGACCATCGCGTCCGGCGCCCGCAGCTCCGGCTTCTCAAGCAAAAGATGAGACAGAGACCGAAACGGCCCCCGCTGGCTATGGACAGCAACCTTCCAAGGTAACGGAGATCAGCGAGGGCGAAGGCGAGCGCGTGCGCTCCAGCCCGCTGGTCCGCAAGATCGCGAAGGAGAATAACATCGATCTCGGCCAGGTTCCCGGAACGGGAATGGGCGGACGCATTACCAAAGAAGACATTCTCGGGTTTATTCAGAAATATCCCGCGGGTGCTCCGGCGCCCGCAGCCCAGACTCCGCGTCCGACCGCCCCCTCCGTGGTTCCTTCCCAGGTGGCCGCAGCTCCGGCTCCGGCGCTACCTCCTCCGACTCCGGGCGACCTCGTGCCCATGACGAAGATGCGCTCCATCATCGCCCAGCGCATGGCGGAATCGAAGCACACCAGTGCGCACGTCCACACGGTGTTCAAAGTGGACATGACGCGCATCGTCAAGCTC
- a CDS encoding NAD(P)-dependent oxidoreductase, with protein MSKILVTGAAGFIGRALCHLLRKIGMDCVAIDRQESAPISHEEGELARHAVLACDLTDSVSLDALFASHDFDTIIHLAAILPGAASRDPIRATEVNVDGSMALLQCATAHGVGRFIFGSSTSVYGSSGTNAPISEHTPAAPIDVYGAAKRAVEITGETLQKNDSIEFVALRIATVIGPGARNTSSPWRSEIFEQLGRRHCISLPYAADDPLTVVHVNDVARMLVTLAQAESVQHIVYNSPAELLTAAQLKQAVESAAPETHVELSGRTRSLAPLADGSRFTREFGFEIAPVQQSLRAALLRSAKQI; from the coding sequence CAAAATCGGAATGGATTGCGTGGCAATTGATAGACAGGAGTCTGCTCCGATATCGCATGAAGAAGGTGAACTCGCGCGACACGCCGTTCTCGCCTGTGACCTGACCGATTCTGTATCACTCGACGCGCTCTTCGCCTCGCATGATTTCGACACGATCATTCACCTCGCTGCAATACTCCCCGGCGCAGCTTCAAGAGATCCCATCCGCGCGACGGAGGTGAATGTCGACGGGAGCATGGCACTGCTTCAATGTGCAACTGCTCACGGCGTGGGACGATTTATTTTTGGAAGTTCCACGAGTGTCTATGGGAGCTCCGGAACTAACGCTCCCATTTCGGAACACACTCCGGCAGCCCCCATTGATGTTTATGGCGCCGCGAAGCGAGCGGTCGAAATTACAGGTGAGACCCTGCAGAAGAATGACAGCATTGAATTCGTCGCTCTGCGGATCGCCACCGTCATTGGTCCGGGGGCGCGCAATACTTCTTCTCCCTGGCGCTCGGAGATTTTTGAACAACTCGGCAGGAGGCATTGCATTTCCCTGCCCTACGCGGCTGATGACCCACTTACAGTCGTCCACGTTAACGACGTCGCGCGGATGCTAGTCACACTAGCTCAGGCCGAATCCGTTCAGCATATCGTCTACAACAGTCCGGCGGAGCTGCTCACGGCTGCTCAATTGAAACAAGCGGTCGAATCTGCAGCGCCTGAGACTCACGTCGAACTCTCCGGCAGAACTCGTTCACTCGCGCCTCTCGCCGATGGCTCCAGGTTCACGCGTGAGTTTGGTTTCGAGATCGCGCCCGTGCAGCAGAGTCTGCGCGCTGCGCTTCTACGAAGCGCCAAACAGATATAA